CCACGACATTTTAATGACGACGGGCTGGTATTTCCTCGACCATCGCGAATTGAACGCCACCACGGTGGCGGCGCTGCTGACGATCATCGGCTTCTCGATCAACGACACGATTGTGATCTTTGACCGCATCCGCGAAGACCTGAAGCTGGGGGTGCGCGGTTCGTTCCGTGAGGTCATGAACGCGGCGTTGAACCAGACCCTGAGCCGCACGATCATCACGTCCGGCACGGTGTTTTTGGCCACGGTGTCGCTTTACATCTTTGGTGGTGGCATGATCAACGACTTCGCCTTCTGCTTCCTGGTCGGCATCCTGACGGGCACCTACTCGTCAATTTACATTGCCGCGTTCATTGTCTTGAAGTGGCACAAGGGGCAGCGGCCGAAAATCGGCACCACGCAGATGACGGTGGACAATCCGATGGCGGCGAAGGCGCCGGCACGGTAAACTGGCGGCATGCTTGCGCTGGTTGAATTCACACCCTGGCATTGGGCGGCTTTCATCCTGTGCGTCTTGTTCTTCCTCGCCCTCGACCTGGGCGTGTTCCACCGGCACGCCCACGTGGTCAAATTCCGGGAGGCGCTTGTCTGGACGACCGTCTGGTTCAGCCTCGCAATGCTTTTCGCCTGCGGCCTGCGGGTGGGGCGGGGCAAGGATGAGGCGCTCGAATTCGTCACCGGCTACCTGATCGAACTGTCGTTGTCGATGGACAACGTGTTCGTGATTGCGTTGATCTTCGGCTATTTCCGCGTGCCGGCGGCGTATCAGCACCGGGTGTTGTTCTGGGGCATCCTGGGCGCGCTCGTCATGCGCGGGTTGATGATTGCGGCCGGCGCGGCGTTGATCCATCGCTTTCAATGGACGCTTTACGTCTTCGGCGTCTTCCTCGTCTTCACCGGCATCAAGATGCTGCTCACCAAGGACGACGGCGTGCACCCGGAGAAAAATCCGGTGGTGCGGCTTGCGCGGAGACTCTTTCCGGTGGCCAACGATTTCAACGGGCAGCACTTCACGGTGAAGTTGAACGGGCGCAGCGCGCTGACGCCGCTGGCGCTGGTGCTGATTCTGGTGGAGACCACCGACCTCGTCTTTGCGCTGGATTCGATCCCGGCGATTTTTGCCGTCACCACCAAGCCGTTCATTGTTTTCACCTCCAACGTGTTCGCCATCCTCGGCCTGCGCTCGCTGTATTTCGTGCTCGCCGGCGCGATTCAATACTTCCGCTATCTGAAATACGGACTCTCCATCGTGCTGGTGTTCATCGGCGCCAAGATGCTGTTGACGCCGCACCATGAGCCCGCGCCGTGGTGGCAGGTGCGGATTCCCATCGGGGCATCCCTCATGGTGGTGGCGTCGATCATTCTGCTCTCCATGCTGCTTTCCCTGGTCGCGGCCCGCCGCGAACGTCAGACCCTGAACCCGGGCACGCACCGCGGGTCATGAAATACCGCTGGAACATCGCCCCGGCGCAGCCCTTGCTCGTGAACCGGCTGGCCGCGGAATTGCGGGTCGCTCCACTCCTGGCGCAATGTCTCCTAAACCGCGGCCTGAGCGAGCCGGCGGCCATCAACCGGTTTCTGGAACCGCGGCTCAAGCAACTGGCCGATCCGTTCCGGCTGCCCAACATGGCCACCGCCGTGGACCGGTTGCTGCTCGCCCGGGAACGGGCTGAATCCGTCGTGATCTTTGGCGATTATGACGTGGACGGTGTGACGTCCACGTCCCTGTTGCGCGAGGTGCTTGG
The window above is part of the Verrucomicrobiia bacterium genome. Proteins encoded here:
- a CDS encoding TerC family protein, whose protein sequence is MLALVEFTPWHWAAFILCVLFFLALDLGVFHRHAHVVKFREALVWTTVWFSLAMLFACGLRVGRGKDEALEFVTGYLIELSLSMDNVFVIALIFGYFRVPAAYQHRVLFWGILGALVMRGLMIAAGAALIHRFQWTLYVFGVFLVFTGIKMLLTKDDGVHPEKNPVVRLARRLFPVANDFNGQHFTVKLNGRSALTPLALVLILVETTDLVFALDSIPAIFAVTTKPFIVFTSNVFAILGLRSLYFVLAGAIQYFRYLKYGLSIVLVFIGAKMLLTPHHEPAPWWQVRIPIGASLMVVASIILLSMLLSLVAARRERQTLNPGTHRGS